CGTCCTTCGAGGTGCTACCTGAGCTTGACGAGCTTCCCGGAGACGGACTCCTCGCCGGCACTGAGCCTCGCGAAGTAGACGCCCGCCGAGCACGGGCGCCCGTCGTCGGCGCGGCCGTCCCACGACGCCGCGTGCTCTCCCGCCGGCAGACGTTCATCGACCAGTGTCCGCACGTGACGCCCGGTAACGTCGTACAGATCCAGCCGGACGCTCTGAGCCGACGGCAGCGCGAACGCGAGCTGCGACGAGGAGACGAACGGGTTCGGGCTCGGTGGCGCCAGCGCGATCTTCGTCTCCGCGATCTCGTCGACTCCGGTCGCCTGCGCCGGAGCGAACGCAGCCTGGAAGACCTCGTTCATGACGGGGATGTCCCACGCGGTCGACGGGTTCGTGCCGCCCGGCTTCTGGACCCACGCGGCCACACCCATATCCTCGTAGTTCCATGAGGGGTCGACCGTGAAGGTCCTCCGGATCGAAAGGGTCTCGTTCTTCGAGATGCTGAACGCGTCGCCCGTCACCGCCGTCAGGAACTCCTTCGCGTGGTACGGCAGATGGGTCTGGGTGCCGCTCGCTCCCGGAACATACTCGTCGAGCACAGCGACCA
This sequence is a window from Candidatus Effluviviaceae Genus V sp.. Protein-coding genes within it:
- a CDS encoding T9SS type A sorting domain-containing protein, translating into MGYDWVDSFGPARRSYYGIQAMPTICGDGLTDIWPTSLLESTYNSLSAVPSPLIMDVVENGPGDFTATIIATDDVLDARFVMVAVLDEYVPGASGTQTHLPYHAKEFLTAVTGDAFSISKNETLSIRRTFTVDPSWNYEDMGVAAWVQKPGGTNPSTAWDIPVMNEVFQAAFAPAQATGVDEIAETKIALAPPSPNPFVSSSQLAFALPSAQSVRLDLYDVTGRHVRTLVDERLPAGEHAASWDGRADDGRPCSAGVYFARLSAGEESVSGKLVKLR